Proteins encoded by one window of Vigna radiata var. radiata cultivar VC1973A chromosome 5, Vradiata_ver6, whole genome shotgun sequence:
- the LOC106761233 gene encoding BTB/POZ domain-containing protein At2g24240-like — protein MGVQKDSVKFNVGGRMMETTATTLANAGRNSMFGAMFDDNWNLLLSSNKEGWRFLDRNPDCFGVLLDLLRTGELHIPPNIPEKLLYREALYYGLLDHVRAAKWGPFDGNRLRLSRSVQGQAPGDGTAIRAGPDGGCCVAHGSMVHVYDWMLDEHPPLSLDYQRVNDVGWVDSDNVVVGVSERLGRGDGGMGLFSSHSGELRYKFQVSHENQVKSYTAGALSFSSDYKIFSSCKGRSNEYGIGVWDQVTGKQIDFFYEPLGWSLGDADKLQWLEGSNCLLVATMFPRKDNCYISVLDFREKKMVWCWSDMGAHFTADEKRVRDAIAMEDNSSICVVNEFEDLGFMDLRSSGATSIRWSSRSRLMKGKMPEEPCYPKLALHGGQLFSSMNDCISVFCGPEWVLTSRLRRSYGGSICDFSIGGDRLFALHSEENVFDIWETPPPPIL, from the coding sequence ATGGGGGTTCAGAAAGACAGTGTGAAATTTAACGTAGGTGGCAGGATGATGGAAACAACCGCAACAACCCTTGCCAATGCAGGGCGCAATTCGATGTTCGGTGCAATGTTCGACGACAATTGGAACCTGCTCCTATCATCAAACAAGGAGGGCTGGAGGTTCCTGGATCGCAACCCGGATTGCTTCGGGGTTCTCCTCGATCTGCTCCGAACTGGGGAACTCCATATCCCACCCAACATCCCGGAGAAGCTCCTCTACCGCGAGGCCCTCTACTACGGCCTCTTGGACCACGTGCGCGCCGCCAAGTGGGGCCCATTCGACGGCAACAGGTTAAGGTTGTCGCGGTCTGTGCAGGGCCAGGCCCCGGGTGACGGAACAGCCATTCGCGCAGGCCCTGATGGAGGCTGTTGCGTTGCGCATGGCAGCATGGTTCATGTGTATGATTGGATGTTGGATGAACACCCTCCTCTTAGCCTCGATTACCAGAGGGTCAACGATGTTGGGTGGGTTGACTCGGACAACGTTGTCGTCGGAGTGAGCGAACGCCTTGGGAGAGGTGATGGTGGGATGGGGCTGTTCAGTTCACACAGTGGGGAGCTAAGGTACAAGTTTCAGGTTTCTCATGAGAATCAGGTGAAGAGCTACACTGCTGGGGCTTTGAGTTTCAGTTCAGATTACAAGATATTTTCTAGCTGTAAAGGGAGGAGTAATGAGTATGGGATAGGGGTTTGGGACCAGGTTACAGGGAAGCAGATAGATTTCTTCTACGAGCCTTTGGGGTGGTCTCTTGGGGATGCTGATAAGCTTCAGTGGTTGGAGGGGAGTAACTGTTTGTTGGTGGCGACCATGTTTCCTAGGAAGGACAACTGTTACATAAGTGTTTTGGATTTCAGGGAGAAGAAGATGGTGTGGTGTTGGTCTGATATGGGGGCTCATTTTACAGCGGATGAGAAACGGGTGAGGGATGCAATTGCCATGGAGGATAATAGTTCGATTTGTGTGGTGAATGAGTTTGAGGATTTGGGATTCATGGATTTGAGAAGTTCTGGTGCGACGAGCATTAGGTGGAGCTCCAGAAGTAGGTTGATGAAGGGGAAGATGCCGGAGGAACCGTGTTATCCAAAACTGGCACTGCATGGAGGACAGCTTTTTTCCTCCATGAATGATTGCATTTCGGTGTTCTGTGGCCCCGAATGGGTTTTGACCTCTAGGCTGAGACGAAGCTATGGAGGTTCAATATGTGACTTTTCCATTGGAGGGGACAGGCTTTTCGCTCTTCATAGTGAGGAGAATGTGTTTGATATTTGGGAGACTCCACCACCACCGATTCTATGA